The genomic interval AACAcaatctacagtacatctaaagtCACTGTTAATAGCACTCACTGTGCTACTGGAATGTTTCTATCTGTTGGAGTGAATGGCAGTCTGCCTCAATTCTGCAACATTGCTCAGATCTATCTTGTGAATTACAATGTTTCCTTTCTCTGTAGTCACTTTGAGTCATGGTATGTTGAACATCTGCATTCCTACGAGCTGTCACTTACACAAGGGAGCCTGTCTGTCCACCTGCTATCTGAACTCAACGACACTGTCACGTTTGCTGCTTGCACCGTTGATGGCCGGCTGCTGTTGACCCCCAAGAGATACATTTTACTGAGCGAGTGCTGAGTTAATCTTGAAGTGAGTAATCTGTTGGTTCATTAGTGatacaactttttttaaaaacatattttttccctAAGGTGATACTTGTGCCTAGATCAGCTGTGTTTCTAAAGTGAAGGAGTTGTTCTTGTACTTTTGCTGACACATTGTCTTTTACAAGTCGGTGTAATTGTAAAATTACTTTGGTTTGAGCTCATTATGTAACTACCTTATTATTGCCTCATTGATAAGGTTATGTTTTGATATTGGGTATGCAAACTGTTGAAACTGTTTATCCTACCACAGAAATATGGCAGCCGTATCCTCTCAAGCCTTGAAACTTCGTGtcattgttgaagctgacagtaTAAGGAAGATTAAACTTGACACCCTCCTCGAGTCTGTTGATGACCTGAAAAGCATTTTGAAGGACAAGCTCAAGTTGGATGCAGACTTTAGCTTGCAGTACAAAGACCCTGATTTTGATGGTACACTTATCTCCCTAGTGGACATTGACGAGTTGCCACAGAAAGCTACACTGAAACTTTTCATGGCAGAGGTGGAAACAGTTCTATTTCAACTACAGACACAGAGTTGCTGTCAGATGTGTCCTCTCCAGAGCGACTTAGTAGATGGCTGCCAGGTATTTTTCCCCATGCCCACGTTTGCTTATGAGGTAGAATTGAAGCTCAGAGAAGGTAACACTGTctttgaaagaaacagaaagtgTCTTCAGTTATCTAGAGATCAAAAGCATGACATCCTAGAGAAACTTGCAGCTACTATTTAGTTTCAAAGCAGCTGAAGCACTTGTTTCCAAACACCCCTGCCTGAAAGAGCTTGGATCTGAGACTGGCTGGTATGGACGGAAGAACAGCATAAAATACAAATTGGGTAACTACAGAACCAAGTTGAGGAGACCAGGATGTCAAGAGGTCAGTATAAACGCAGGAAAAAGAAGCAGAAGTAATCCAGAGATTGAACCATCGCACTCAGAGACCCAAGCGTGCTGAAGTGAACTTTTTGCCTGACTTCCCCAAAGGACAGGACATGGCAAGTCTTGAAAGACAGAGGCTGGAGATAATCCAAGAAGTTCAGAAGACTGAGAAAACCCTACCCCTCATCGATAGGATGATGCAGACGACATTTGTCCTGCGGCGGCAGGAGGTAGTCACCAACAGACCACCTGTGAGATATCCTTGAGCGATAGCCGGCTCTACATTTGGAGTCGCAGGTAAAATTGCACAGCTTTGTTTTTTCagcaatattttgtttttccatataattttaattaaataacttgTCTTGAATACTGTCACTTGTCTGTCGTTTCTGTGTGTAGGTGTATGCAGAGTTCCAACGGATCACAAACCAGAACTTGCCGAACATCTTTTATGAAGAGCTTGACCGCCACACTCTTCGCTTGATGACCTTATACCGACAGAGGGCATCAGAGACAGGAAAGACATCTGATGCTTTGGCTGACATTCTGAGGATTCATGATCTACAGGTAAGATGGTCAATGCATATGTCATTAGGTCACTGCATATCTAAAGATGGGAATCAGACCTGGTTCAAAGTAAATCAAGCATAATCTATTTGACTCGGGTCTGGTTGGAATACTTTGTTACATTGTTATCACTTTAGTGATCTGAGGGTTCATGTACTGGTGCTTGTGTGATGCATGATGTATCCATTCTAACTATTCACAAGATTTGTGTGCCAGGTAGACAAGTATGATCCAATATGAAGGTCAACCCTAAGCCCTCCTGCCCTGTGCACTTTGGAGATCTGAAAAGATGTGACAGGTGTAGGCAATATGCTAGCAGCTCCATAGAGACCTCTGATAGGCTAGTTGGAATGTATGGCATATTGCTGTCACCTGCCAAATCTTGTCAGATCTCCAGAGTGCATAGGGCGTGAGGGCTTGGGCTTGATGTTGAGATTAGACCTATGTCTCAAAATGGATTTGGGATTATTACCTCTTCAGGACCAACATGATGTCCACACAAGGCGTACCACTGTGCTCCATGCCCTTCCTGTGTTGCTGCGCAAGAAGGTCTCAGGATTTTAAGACATGCAGGGTTAGTTTTTTGcccctctggtgtgtgtgtgtgtgtgtgtgtgtgttgattgtgCGCATTTCAAATTCAACATTATATCAATCTCTGGTTGTTATACAGTAAGTTTTTAAAGCTATTTCAGTCACTGAAGTCTTAACCTTGGTCTTCTAAATGCTACTTTTCCTGTCATTTGTGCATTTCAGGTGGAGGATTCTGATGAGCCAGATGTTGGTGATGCACCAGTCGCCATCCTTGCAGTGGTCAGTGATGACGCTGAAAAGCCGGTCCACTTCAACCCAATCAAGATTTCCATTGTCCTGGAGAGTGAAGTCATGGTGACCAACCTACCCAGACTGGCTGACGCTTTCCTGGTAATGTTCGGTCTGATCTATGCTCTACATCTGAGTTATCCAAAAGAACTGGCCAACACTTTTGAGTTCGTTCAGAAAATCCTGCTGGGTCTAGAAGATGGGACACTTAAGCGAAGACTGCAGGCTTTGAAGAATGACTTGCTGATACACGTGTAGTGATTGACCAAAGACACGATCCGCCTGGGTTCTGGTGGAtgcattatttttatactgtGGAAGACATTTTGAGTTTGCAGCCAGTGTATGAGTTTCATTTCTCTTATTTTCTTGTGATCTTAGTTAGGATACTGAAAGAGCTGTTATGGTAGCTGGAATACAGAACAAATCgagtttttgttttctaacaGGGAAAGGCCACAGAAGGGTTTTACTTTAGTCATATGGCCTAAGGCAGGTGAGTGGAAGGTGAAGGTGACGTAACAGAATTGTTGTAATACAGTTGTGGGCAGCACCTATGAGCCCAGCTTTAGTTTGTTGATAATCATTTGATGCAGTTAATTCTACTTAATATTAATTTTTAGGTTGCTCACATACTCTGCCAACATGCTTCTGGTGAGCTTTCTCTAGAGAATTTCTATTGTTGAAAAGCACTAAGCTCacggtaaatgtttttttattttttctcagacTATCAACATCTGGAAGCAGAGGCTACCTCAAAATGGTCAGTCATTTTCTGAATCCCAAATAGACCCCTAGCTCCTATGTAGATCTGAGTAACAACCCCACCCTGACTTCTGACAGGCTGGacggatttttttttattttaccatgtTTACACTTCTCCTAGCATCTCTATGGGAGTATCTATAGAGTAGGGGCTTGGCGATGATTTGGGATTCAGAGACAGGATCATTTAACCTCTTTTCACACTACAAAGCAAAGTTGCACTGTGTAAAGTAACAGACCTCTCAAATACTTTATGTGGTTATGACACCATTATTGCACCTTTTGTTAAACACAATTTTCAAATTGTTATCGTTACGATAAAACATTCTTGTTTTAATTATGcatttgaa from Acipenser ruthenus unplaced genomic scaffold, fAciRut3.2 maternal haplotype, whole genome shotgun sequence carries:
- the LOC131733175 gene encoding uncharacterized protein LOC131733175 isoform X4, whose product is MIYRTNMMSTQGVPLCSMPFLCCCARRSQDFKTCRVEDSDEPDVGDAPVAILAVVSDDAEKPVHFNPIKISIVLESEVMVTNLPRLADAFLTLMLRLRHSLPEDLGEDLSNRATLCQLANHMRPSSTCPPPPCRRSALPKADGMCRIFIDACRNLGVSEGNQLCGT
- the LOC131733175 gene encoding uncharacterized protein LOC131733175 isoform X3: MIYRTNMMSTQGVPLCSMPFLCCCARRSQDFKTCRVEDSDEPDVGDAPVAILAVVSDDAEKPVHFNPIKISIVLESEVMVTNLPRLADAFLTLMLRLRHSLPEDLGEDLSNRATLCQLANHMRPSSTCPPPPCRRSALPKADGMCRIFIDACRNLGVSEHILEDEGLTKVARMV
- the LOC131733175 gene encoding uncharacterized protein LOC131733175 isoform X1, with translation MIYRTNMMSTQGVPLCSMPFLCCCARRSQDFKTCRVEDSDEPDVGDAPVAILAVVSDDAEKPVHFNPIKISIVLESEVMVTNLPRLADAFLTLMLRLRHSLPEDLGEDLSNRATLCQLANHMRPSSTCPPPPCRRSALPKADGMCRIFIDACRNLGVSEDHGSATFRTNGLHKQFTEGLPW
- the LOC131733175 gene encoding uncharacterized protein LOC131733175 isoform X5; amino-acid sequence: MIYRTNMMSTQGVPLCSMPFLCCCARRSQDFKTCRVEDSDEPDVGDAPVAILAVVSDDAEKPVHFNPIKISIVLESEVMVTNLPRLADAFLVMFGLIYALHLSYPKELANTFEFVQKILLGLEDGTLKRRLQALKNDLLIHV